GCAGAGTCGCGCGATCGAATTCGCCCTCCAGATCGCGAAAGGGCTCTGCGCGGCCCACGAGAAGGGAATCGTCCATCGCGACCTGAAACCCGAGAACCTCTTCGTCACTTCCGACGGAGACCTGAAGATCCTCGATTTCGGTCTCGCCAAGCGAACCGAGCGCCTCTCCGGGGAAGACGAGACGAATGCGCCGACCGCCAGCCGGCAGACGTCGCCCGGGACGGTGATGGGAACCGTCGCATACATGTCGCCGGAGCAGGTGCGCGGCGAGCCGCTCGACCCGCGCTCCGACATCTTCTCGTTCGGGTCGGTTCTCCACGAGATGCTGACGGGCCGCAAGGCGTTCGCGAGGGATTCCGCCGCGGAGACGATGGCCGCGATCCTCATGAACGAGCCGCCGGATTTGTCGGGATCGGGAGTGGCGATCTCTCCCGCGATGGCGGGAATCCTCTCCCACTGCCTCGAGAAGAACCTCGTCCGCCGGTACCAGACCGCCCGGGATCTCCTCTTCAACCTCCAGCAGTTCGGAAGCGGGTCCGCCGGGAGCGCGCCGGTGACCGCGGCCGCGGGGATTCCCTCCGTCGCCGTCCTCCCCTTCCTGAATTTCACGGCGGACGCGGAAAGCGAGTTCTTCGCCGACGGCATGACCGAGGACGTGATCGCGAACCTCGCCAAGATCCGGTCGCTGAAGGTGATCTCCCGCACGTCGGTCATGTCCTTCAAGAAGCGGGACCGGAGCCTGCGCGAGATCGGCGCGACTCTCGGAGCCGCGTCGATCCTCGACGGCAGCATCCGGCGCGCCGGAAACCGCGTCCGCATCGTCGCGCAGCTCGTGGACGCCCGCACCGACGAACATCTCTGGGCCGACACCTACGACCGCGACCTGACCGACATCTTCGCGATCCAGACCGACGTCGCGATGCAGATCGCCGCGGCCCTGCAGGCGGAGCTGTCGCCCGAGGAGCGATCGCGGATCCAGAGGAAGCCGACGGTGAACCCCCACGCCTACAAGCTCTATCTGCAGGGGCGGCACGCCTTCAGCGGGTCGAGCGAGGAGGGGTATCGCCGCGCGATCGGCTACTTCGAACAGGCCATCGCCGAAGATCCGGAGCTGGCCGTCGCGTATTCGGCCCTGGCCTTTCTCTACACCGAGCTCGCGACCGGCCAGGGAGCCGGCGCGATATCTCCCGCGACCGCTTTCGGGAAGGCGAAGGACGCCGTGCGCCGCGCCCTCGCGATCGACGATGCGCTCGGAGACGCCCACAGCGTCGCGGCGACGCTCAAGTTCATGTGCGATTACGACTGGACCGGGGCGGAGAAGGAATTCCAGGTGGCGCTGAAGCTCTCTCCCGGAAGTGCCGACACCTACGACCGG
This sequence is a window from Thermoanaerobaculia bacterium. Protein-coding genes within it:
- a CDS encoding protein kinase produces the protein LGSGGMGEVYRARDTRLGREVAVKVLPESLADDAGALARFEREARAVAALSHPNILAIFDFGTQDGTAYAVMELLRGSTLRDALDSGALPQSRAIEFALQIAKGLCAAHEKGIVHRDLKPENLFVTSDGDLKILDFGLAKRTERLSGEDETNAPTASRQTSPGTVMGTVAYMSPEQVRGEPLDPRSDIFSFGSVLHEMLTGRKAFARDSAAETMAAILMNEPPDLSGSGVAISPAMAGILSHCLEKNLVRRYQTARDLLFNLQQFGSGSAGSAPVTAAAGIPSVAVLPFLNFTADAESEFFADGMTEDVIANLAKIRSLKVISRTSVMSFKKRDRSLREIGATLGAASILDGSIRRAGNRVRIVAQLVDARTDEHLWADTYDRDLTDIFAIQTDVAMQIAAALQAELSPEERSRIQRKPTVNPHAYKLYLQGRHAFSGSSEEGYRRAIGYFEQAIAEDPELAVAYSALAFLYTELATGQGAGAISPATAFGKAKDAVRRALAIDDALGDAHSVAATLKFMCDYDWTGAEKEFQVALKLSPGSADTYDRYGWMCSAMGRFDDAIRMVKRAQELDPLAHRSDLANEYLRAGRYEQARDLASEVIAFEPRFTRGYSIVGWANVFLGNMADGLASLEHAVSIAPDSTLFTGQLGQAYALAGRTGEARSILARLQALARERYVSPYHIAYVHTGLGEQDAALDLLEKAYEERSGAIYGIKGSFLFKSLHGHPRFQALLKKMNLG